In Halobaculum sp. XH14, a single genomic region encodes these proteins:
- a CDS encoding carbohydrate kinase family protein, with product MQVLCAGHVNWDVTLRVDRLPAPDGEVTIEQHHQAGGGSAANVAVNLEGLDHEASLFGSVGSDESGVLAGRELAEAGVETHLVESAGETAVKYLVVDGGGEVMMLSNQGANEAYRASDLPDGALDVDLLHLTNQPPAVAAELARRGRTAGVEVSFSPGRRFADRDFSGTLPLADLLFLNEREATALVNGAGMDAVRADADLVITRGADGADLRRDGRTVSHDGYHIDPLDTTGAGDAFASGFLAARAEGETGEGALAVANACGAIASGCVGARADVSWAAVEAFIDEQTA from the coding sequence ATGCAGGTGCTCTGTGCGGGTCACGTCAACTGGGACGTCACCCTCCGCGTCGACCGCCTCCCCGCGCCCGACGGCGAGGTGACCATCGAGCAGCACCACCAGGCCGGCGGCGGCAGCGCGGCGAACGTCGCCGTGAACCTCGAAGGGCTCGATCACGAGGCGTCGCTGTTCGGGTCGGTCGGGAGCGACGAGTCGGGCGTGCTCGCGGGCAGGGAACTGGCCGAGGCCGGCGTCGAGACGCACCTCGTCGAGTCGGCCGGCGAGACGGCGGTCAAGTACCTCGTCGTCGACGGCGGCGGCGAGGTGATGATGCTCTCGAACCAGGGGGCCAACGAGGCGTATCGCGCGTCGGACCTCCCGGACGGCGCGCTCGACGTCGACCTGCTCCACCTCACGAACCAGCCGCCCGCGGTCGCCGCCGAACTCGCACGGCGTGGCCGGACCGCGGGCGTCGAGGTCAGTTTCTCCCCCGGCCGACGGTTCGCGGATCGGGACTTCTCGGGGACGCTGCCGCTCGCGGACCTGCTCTTTCTCAACGAGCGCGAGGCGACCGCCCTCGTCAACGGTGCCGGGATGGACGCGGTTCGGGCGGACGCGGACCTCGTGATCACGCGGGGTGCCGACGGCGCGGACCTGCGGCGCGACGGCCGGACCGTCAGCCACGACGGCTACCACATCGACCCGCTCGACACGACCGGCGCGGGCGACGCCTTCGCGTCGGGCTTTCTCGCGGCGAGAGCCGAGGGCGAGACGGGCGAGGGCGCGCTCGCGGTGGCGAACGCCTGCGGCGCCATCGCGTCCGGATGCGTCGGCGCGCGGGCGGACGTCTCGTGGGCCGCCGTCGAGGCGTTCATCGACGAGCAGACCGCCTGA
- a CDS encoding ribose 1,5-bisphosphate isomerase encodes MPGDADLHESVEETAEDIATMETRGAATIAAAAADALAAQARAVDADDPDAFRATMRAAGRRLYDTRPTAVSLPNSLRYVLGRMEGDTVHDVRAAVTTAAADFAERLDTAQDELGEIGANRLRDGDTILTHCHSTDALSCVRAAVEQGKELSAIVKETRPRRQGHITASELREMGVPVTLVVDSAARRYLDETDHVVVGADAIAADGSVINKIGTSGLAVNARERGVPIMVAAQTIKLHPDTLTGHTVEIEMRDEAEVISAEERAEIGEVTVENPAFDVTPPRYLDAIVTESGQFPPESVVTLMRELFGESATRPWEVQESAASADDRAGLADVEPDGGAERP; translated from the coding sequence ATGCCCGGAGATGCCGACCTCCACGAGTCCGTCGAGGAGACGGCGGAGGACATCGCCACGATGGAGACGCGCGGCGCGGCGACGATCGCGGCCGCGGCCGCGGACGCGCTCGCGGCCCAGGCCCGCGCCGTCGACGCCGACGATCCCGACGCGTTCCGCGCGACGATGCGCGCCGCGGGCAGGCGCCTCTACGACACGCGCCCGACCGCGGTGTCGCTCCCCAACTCGCTCCGGTACGTCCTCGGGCGGATGGAGGGCGACACCGTCCACGATGTGAGGGCAGCAGTGACCACCGCGGCGGCCGACTTCGCCGAACGGCTCGACACGGCCCAGGACGAACTCGGCGAGATCGGCGCGAACCGCCTCCGCGACGGCGACACCATTTTGACCCACTGTCACTCGACGGACGCGCTCTCGTGTGTCCGAGCAGCCGTCGAACAGGGCAAGGAGCTCTCGGCCATCGTGAAGGAGACGCGCCCGCGCCGACAGGGCCACATCACCGCGTCGGAACTCCGCGAGATGGGCGTCCCCGTGACGCTCGTCGTCGACTCGGCGGCACGGCGGTACCTCGACGAGACCGACCACGTCGTCGTCGGGGCGGACGCCATCGCCGCCGACGGGAGCGTCATCAACAAGATCGGCACCTCGGGGCTGGCCGTCAACGCCCGTGAACGGGGCGTCCCCATCATGGTCGCCGCCCAGACGATCAAGCTCCACCCGGACACGCTCACCGGCCACACGGTCGAGATCGAGATGCGCGACGAGGCGGAGGTCATCTCGGCCGAGGAGCGCGCGGAGATCGGCGAGGTGACCGTAGAGAACCCGGCGTTCGACGTGACGCCGCCCAGATATCTCGACGCGATCGTCACCGAGAGCGGCCAGTTCCCGCCCGAGAGCGTCGTGACGCTGATGCGCGAACTGTTCGGCGAGTCCGCGACCCGGCCGTGGGAGGTGCAGGAATCGGCCGCGAGCGCGGACGACCGGGCCGGTCTGGCCGACGTCGAACCGGACGGGGGAGCGGAGCGCCCGTAG
- a CDS encoding acyl-CoA synthetase: MTWHVELDYQDYETAREEFEWTVPAEYNLAHDLLRKHEDVHRPALHQSYPDGRERTYSFRELDDLSDRVARGLANRGVGRGDRVGVVLPQVPANPLTHLACWKLGAVSIPLSVLFGPDGLESRLGDAGAVAVVADEEVRDAVSTAVGNCRGLDRHVEVRWRGEASEDAPAWNAEDGDDGPDERFATLLGEPAGFDRVETGPDTPAVVLYTSGSTGPPKGVLHTHDVWVGHCPAFFMYVERDVEGTYWTPADWAWIGALGDLLFPAWHYGQPVVGHPMGPFDPETAVELMDEYDVTDAFLPPTAIRMLMSHGTGSVDLSLETVCSGGEPLTPEILEWADDEMDGLVVNELYGQTEANLLVTNCRDWFSGRAGSMGKPVPGHEVAIVDTETGERKPPGEVGAIAVRRADDPVVFSEYWNAPERTAAATLDGWHLTGDLGSRDEDGYLWFKSRDDDVIITAGYRVGPGEVEGAILNHADVEQAGVIGVPDDTRGELIKAFVEPAAGVDPDDELREEIRSLVRDRLAKHEYPREIEFLAGLPQTTTGKIRRRALRDREGSGD, translated from the coding sequence ATGACGTGGCACGTCGAACTCGACTACCAGGACTACGAGACCGCCCGCGAGGAGTTCGAGTGGACCGTCCCGGCCGAGTACAACCTCGCACACGACCTCCTCCGAAAACACGAGGACGTCCACCGACCCGCACTCCACCAGTCGTACCCCGACGGCCGCGAGCGGACGTACTCGTTCCGCGAACTCGACGACCTGTCCGACCGGGTCGCCCGCGGGCTGGCGAACCGGGGCGTGGGGCGCGGGGACCGGGTCGGCGTCGTGCTCCCGCAGGTGCCCGCCAACCCGCTCACGCACCTCGCCTGCTGGAAACTCGGCGCGGTCTCGATTCCGCTCTCGGTGCTGTTCGGCCCGGACGGGCTCGAATCGAGGCTCGGGGACGCCGGCGCGGTCGCGGTGGTGGCCGACGAGGAGGTGCGCGACGCGGTGTCGACCGCCGTGGGGAACTGCCGGGGGCTCGACCGTCACGTCGAGGTCCGGTGGCGCGGTGAGGCGAGTGAGGACGCCCCGGCGTGGAACGCTGAAGACGGCGACGACGGCCCGGACGAGCGCTTCGCCACGCTCCTGGGGGAACCCGCCGGGTTCGACAGGGTCGAGACCGGGCCCGACACGCCCGCGGTCGTGCTCTACACGAGCGGCTCGACCGGCCCGCCGAAGGGCGTCCTCCACACTCACGACGTCTGGGTCGGCCACTGTCCGGCGTTCTTCATGTACGTCGAACGCGACGTCGAGGGGACGTACTGGACGCCGGCCGACTGGGCCTGGATCGGCGCGCTCGGCGACCTGCTGTTCCCCGCCTGGCACTACGGGCAGCCGGTCGTCGGCCACCCGATGGGCCCGTTCGACCCCGAAACGGCGGTCGAACTCATGGATGAATACGACGTCACCGACGCGTTCCTGCCGCCGACCGCGATCCGGATGCTGATGAGCCACGGGACGGGGTCGGTTGACCTCTCGCTGGAGACCGTCTGTTCGGGTGGCGAACCGCTCACGCCGGAAATCCTGGAGTGGGCCGACGACGAAATGGACGGCCTCGTCGTCAACGAGCTGTACGGCCAGACGGAGGCGAACCTGCTCGTGACGAACTGCCGGGACTGGTTTTCCGGGCGTGCCGGGAGCATGGGTAAACCCGTCCCCGGCCACGAGGTCGCCATCGTCGACACGGAGACCGGGGAACGAAAACCGCCCGGCGAGGTGGGAGCGATCGCCGTGCGTCGGGCCGACGACCCGGTCGTGTTCTCGGAGTACTGGAACGCCCCGGAACGGACCGCCGCGGCGACGCTCGACGGCTGGCATCTCACCGGCGACCTCGGTTCGCGCGACGAGGACGGCTACCTGTGGTTCAAATCCCGCGACGACGACGTCATCATCACCGCGGGCTACCGGGTCGGTCCCGGCGAGGTCGAGGGCGCGATCCTGAACCACGCCGACGTCGAACAGGCGGGCGTGATCGGCGTCCCCGACGACACCCGCGGGGAACTGATCAAGGCGTTCGTGGAACCGGCCGCGGGGGTCGACCCCGACGACGAACTCCGGGAGGAGATCCGTTCGCTCGTCCGCGACCGGCTCGCCAAACACGAGTACCCGCGCGAGATCGAGTTCCTCGCGGGGCTCCCGCAGACGACGACCGGAAAGATCCGTCGCCGGGCGCTCCGCGACCGGGAGGGGAGCGGCGACTGA